A window of the Polaribacter sp. HaHaR_3_91 genome harbors these coding sequences:
- a CDS encoding DUF983 domain-containing protein, whose product MQKYTNLRSIMLKKGTKLYSIFKAKCPRCHEGEFFAHKFTFNPSKVTKLHDNCPNCNLKYMMEPSFFYGAMYVNYGLTVALSVAVFVISSLFFGLSLLQCFAAIVIALLILAPFNLRLSRIIWINMFVHFDKKFKKKEA is encoded by the coding sequence TTGCAAAAGTATACAAATTTAAGGTCTATTATGTTGAAAAAGGGTACCAAGTTATATAGTATTTTTAAAGCCAAATGTCCTAGATGTCACGAAGGAGAGTTCTTTGCCCATAAATTTACTTTTAATCCAAGTAAAGTAACCAAATTACATGACAATTGTCCGAACTGTAATTTAAAATACATGATGGAACCTTCCTTCTTTTACGGAGCTATGTACGTTAATTATGGTTTAACAGTGGCACTTTCTGTTGCTGTATTTGTAATAAGTAGTTTGTTTTTTGGCTTAAGTCTTTTACAATGTTTTGCCGCAATTGTAATAGCATTATTAATTTTAGCACCTTTTAATTTACGTTTATCTAGAATAATTTGGATAAATATGTTTGTCCATTTTGATAAAAAGTTCAAGAAAAAAGAGGCATAA
- a CDS encoding FAD-binding oxidoreductase, giving the protein MKVDYIIVGLGLAGLAFAEELIAAKKTFVVFEDDSQTSSLVAGGVYNPVILKRFTPVWNAKEQLEVALPFYKRLEEKLNIIIDQKFVIKKSFKSVEDQNNWFGALDKPKLTDYLDPKLDTNSYHGVLADFSFGNVNETGRIDTEKLINAYRAYLESENFIRFEQFKHKELNIEEEALTYKDIEASKIVFCEGFGVVENPYFNYLPINEAKGELLTIHAPELNIDFLLKSTLFVMPLGGNMYKVGATFNWIDKTSDPSEEGKGELVEKLKKVLNVPYTIVSQSAGIRPTVSGRRPLVGIHPDYDNLIVLNGLGTRGVMIAPTVAKNLFNHIYNGESLDEEIDIVRFKHLKDKR; this is encoded by the coding sequence ATGAAAGTAGATTATATAATAGTTGGTTTAGGATTAGCAGGTTTGGCTTTTGCAGAAGAATTAATTGCTGCAAAAAAAACATTTGTCGTTTTTGAAGACGATTCTCAAACCTCTTCTTTAGTTGCTGGAGGGGTTTATAATCCCGTAATTTTAAAACGTTTTACACCAGTGTGGAACGCGAAAGAACAATTAGAAGTTGCACTTCCTTTTTATAAACGGTTAGAAGAAAAACTAAACATAATTATAGACCAAAAATTTGTAATTAAAAAATCTTTTAAATCTGTAGAAGATCAAAATAATTGGTTTGGTGCTTTAGACAAACCTAAGTTAACAGATTATTTAGATCCTAAATTAGATACCAATTCTTATCACGGAGTTTTAGCCGATTTTAGTTTTGGAAACGTAAATGAAACAGGTAGAATAGATACAGAAAAATTAATAAATGCTTACCGAGCATATTTAGAATCTGAAAATTTCATTCGTTTTGAACAATTTAAACATAAAGAATTAAATATTGAAGAAGAAGCTCTAACCTATAAAGATATTGAAGCTTCCAAAATTGTTTTTTGTGAAGGTTTTGGTGTGGTAGAAAATCCTTATTTTAATTATTTACCCATTAATGAAGCAAAAGGGGAATTATTAACCATTCACGCTCCAGAATTAAATATCGACTTTTTATTAAAATCAACACTTTTTGTAATGCCTTTGGGAGGCAATATGTATAAAGTAGGAGCTACTTTTAATTGGATAGACAAAACATCCGACCCTTCGGAGGAAGGAAAAGGAGAATTGGTAGAAAAATTAAAGAAAGTACTTAATGTTCCTTATACCATCGTTTCTCAATCTGCAGGAATAAGACCTACGGTTTCAGGTAGAAGACCATTGGTTGGGATACATCCAGATTATGACAATTTAATTGTTTTAAACGGTTTAGGGACACGTGGTGTAATGATTGCCCCAACAGTAGCTAAAAACCTATTTAACCATATTTATAATGGTGAATCTTTAGATGAAGAAATAGATATTGTTCGTTTTAAGCATTTGAAGGATAAAAGATAG
- the gldN gene encoding gliding motility protein GldN, with product MFKNCLVLFFGLMISSSVNAQIGLLNAKTVDQIGKKNEQQIAADNDAPLAYGYVDDRDVLWSKVVWEFVDLNQKINLPYYFPIDNSNVSSNRRSLFDTLIKGIKQGNIEEVYSDSFFTSKITQNEIDSRMSSVRESNGYSDTIRLQSQDVEGYMMKGMWYFDKRQGELKYRLLAIAPMAKDVQTLGLGLDGGNEEELFELFWVFYPSARDVLHDAKVFNPKNASQPISFDHMLNARRFSSTIVREENIYGDRAISDYVRGNSLFQLLEANKIKEGIRNREMDMWNY from the coding sequence ATGTTTAAAAATTGTTTAGTATTATTTTTCGGTTTGATGATTAGTAGTTCAGTAAACGCACAAATAGGTTTATTAAATGCTAAAACAGTAGATCAAATAGGAAAGAAAAACGAGCAACAAATTGCTGCAGATAACGATGCTCCTTTAGCCTACGGATATGTAGATGATAGAGATGTATTATGGTCTAAAGTAGTTTGGGAATTTGTAGATCTAAATCAAAAAATAAATTTACCGTATTATTTTCCTATCGATAATTCAAATGTATCTTCTAACAGAAGATCTTTATTTGATACTTTAATTAAAGGAATTAAACAAGGTAATATAGAAGAAGTATATTCAGACTCTTTCTTTACGTCTAAGATTACTCAGAATGAAATAGATTCTAGAATGTCTAGTGTAAGAGAATCAAATGGATATAGCGATACTATTAGACTTCAATCTCAGGATGTAGAAGGTTATATGATGAAAGGAATGTGGTATTTTGATAAACGTCAAGGAGAATTAAAATACAGATTGTTAGCAATTGCTCCAATGGCTAAAGATGTACAAACTTTAGGATTGGGACTTGATGGAGGAAATGAAGAAGAATTGTTTGAGTTATTTTGGGTGTTTTATCCATCTGCAAGAGATGTTTTACACGATGCAAAAGTATTCAATCCAAAAAATGCATCACAACCAATTTCTTTTGATCACATGTTAAATGCAAGAAGATTTAGCAGTACCATTGTTAGAGAAGAAAACATTTACGGAGATAGAGCAATATCTGATTACGTTAGAGGAAATTCTTTATTCCAGTTATTAGAAGCTAATAAAATTAAAGAAGGTATTAGAAATAGAGAAATGGATATGTGGAATTACTAA
- the gldM gene encoding gliding motility protein GldM, with protein sequence MAGGKVSARQKMINLMYLVFIAMLAMNMSKEVLSAFGFMNEKLIENNISTTAKNNEAYANLATKASEQAAKFEELNKDAIKIKGYSSEFYTYIEELKAKMAADIEDKSDYEAMDKTSFLDEYFFKGEKFTAEGEEFLAKINGYRTDVLNVLGEKSKFVPVLAKRFSTEDEKNRDGKTIKWLDYRYKGFPLVASLTNLTQMQADIKNTESDIVSDLLGGKMEEALSLNNYKGIVALDKNAYFAGEKVTGKIVLGRYDATMIPDNVTLNGKDYKNIQSGQVIIDMPAGNVGSHDIKGKITFTQDGKPVDVDFESSYSVIPQPGDAVVSADKMNVVYRGLSNPISVSLPGVSDNNLRVSASGGSLSGGRGKYILKPGGGNTAVINVSATLSNGKSVNSKATFRIKDIPAAMGSVRGQFGTVRMPKSGLSNAPIAAGLPDFEFDLSIRVQSFKIKVPGELTIIVNGSSLSAAAKQKLAKAKRGDQINIFDIKATANGVKLKQVLPVSIELTN encoded by the coding sequence ATGGCAGGAGGAAAAGTGTCCGCAAGACAGAAAATGATAAACTTAATGTACCTTGTGTTTATTGCAATGTTGGCAATGAATATGAGTAAAGAAGTTTTATCTGCTTTTGGTTTTATGAATGAAAAGTTGATTGAAAATAATATTTCAACTACAGCAAAAAATAATGAGGCGTATGCTAATTTAGCAACAAAAGCATCAGAGCAAGCGGCAAAATTTGAAGAATTAAATAAAGATGCAATAAAAATAAAGGGATATTCATCTGAATTCTATACATATATAGAAGAGCTGAAAGCTAAAATGGCTGCAGATATTGAAGATAAAAGCGACTATGAAGCAATGGATAAAACCTCTTTTTTAGATGAGTATTTCTTTAAAGGAGAAAAATTTACAGCAGAAGGTGAAGAGTTTTTAGCTAAAATAAATGGTTATAGAACAGATGTACTTAACGTTTTAGGAGAAAAAAGCAAGTTTGTACCAGTTCTAGCAAAAAGATTTTCTACGGAAGATGAAAAAAATAGAGATGGTAAAACCATTAAATGGTTAGATTATAGATATAAAGGGTTTCCTTTAGTAGCTTCTTTAACCAATTTAACGCAAATGCAAGCAGATATCAAAAATACAGAAAGTGATATTGTATCTGATTTGTTAGGAGGAAAAATGGAAGAGGCATTGTCTTTAAACAACTATAAAGGTATTGTTGCTTTAGACAAGAACGCTTATTTTGCTGGAGAAAAAGTAACAGGTAAAATTGTTTTAGGTCGTTATGATGCTACTATGATTCCTGATAATGTAACTTTAAATGGTAAAGATTATAAAAACATTCAATCGGGTCAAGTAATTATAGACATGCCTGCAGGTAATGTTGGTAGTCATGATATTAAAGGAAAAATAACTTTTACACAAGATGGTAAACCGGTAGATGTAGATTTCGAAAGTTCTTATTCTGTAATACCACAACCAGGTGATGCTGTTGTTTCTGCAGATAAAATGAATGTAGTTTATAGAGGTTTAAGCAATCCTATTTCTGTTTCATTACCAGGTGTTAGCGATAACAACTTAAGAGTTTCTGCATCCGGAGGTTCTTTATCTGGTGGAAGAGGTAAATATATTTTAAAACCAGGTGGAGGTAACACAGCTGTTATTAATGTGAGCGCAACATTAAGCAATGGAAAATCTGTAAACTCTAAAGCTACCTTTAGAATTAAAGACATACCAGCAGCCATGGGATCTGTAAGAGGACAGTTTGGAACGGTAAGGATGCCTAAATCAGGTTTATCTAATGCTCCAATTGCGGCAGGATTACCAGATTTTGAATTCGATTTAAGTATTAGAGTTCAGAGTTTTAAAATAAAAGTACCAGGAGAATTAACTATTATTGTAAATGGTTCTTCTTTAAGTGCAGCAGCAAAACAAAAATTAGCCAAAGCAAAAAGAGGAGATCAAATTAACATTTTCGATATTAAGGCAACTGCTAATGGAGTAAAACTTAAACAAGTATTACCTGTTAGTATTGAATTAACAAACTAG
- the gldL gene encoding gliding motility protein GldL, whose product MAQSKTKKVLFNMAYNIGASIVILGALFKLNHISFGWFNGSNVLAVGLIAEALIFLMSAFETPEDDFDWSKVYPELGEDGFTTVKAVKEEKEEAGSQGMLSEKLDNLLKEAKIDAGLMTSLGNSMKNFQGAAEGLSAASESISSTNKYNEQMSMAAIQMESLNNLYKVQVENVSKQSALNGAVVENTEKLKDQMESLAKNLSSLNGVYGGMLSAMSK is encoded by the coding sequence ATGGCACAGTCAAAAACAAAAAAAGTATTATTTAACATGGCTTACAATATTGGAGCCTCAATTGTAATTTTAGGAGCATTATTTAAATTAAATCATATTAGTTTTGGTTGGTTTAATGGTTCTAATGTTTTAGCTGTTGGATTAATTGCGGAAGCTCTTATTTTCTTAATGTCTGCTTTTGAGACACCAGAAGATGATTTTGATTGGTCTAAAGTATATCCTGAATTAGGAGAAGATGGTTTTACTACTGTAAAAGCAGTGAAAGAAGAAAAAGAAGAAGCTGGATCTCAAGGAATGTTATCTGAAAAGTTAGATAACTTATTAAAAGAAGCAAAAATTGATGCAGGTTTAATGACTAGTTTAGGAAATAGTATGAAAAACTTTCAAGGAGCTGCAGAAGGTTTATCTGCTGCATCAGAATCTATTTCATCTACTAACAAATACAATGAGCAAATGTCTATGGCTGCTATTCAAATGGAGTCTTTAAACAATTTGTATAAAGTACAGGTAGAAAATGTAAGCAAACAGTCTGCTTTAAATGGAGCTGTTGTAGAGAATACAGAAAAATTAAAAGATCAAATGGAATCTTTAGCAAAAAACTTATCTTCTTTAAACGGAGTTTATGGAGGTATGCTTTCTGCAATGTCTAAATAA
- the gldK gene encoding gliding motility lipoprotein GldK: MKKAAIFALLIVVFYSCGSNDRGELVGVKSNKKWFSEKPFGMALIPGGAFTMGKQDEDLIGTMNSPTKTVTLRPYYMDETEITNNEYKEFVQWVRDSVVRTRLGYQQEFASMMGTPDPNGALPSGGINDYAFAVLKDTTGANAYEKYMYENYTSLELDSDSVRPLNWENDIIWEKEDFPDANYVEVMDTLFVARDEAVDGVRTFNVKYLKYKYTWFDRDNAARQGGNRKDFVKHEKLNIYPDTTVWVKDFSYSYNDPMHQDYFYHQSYGDYPVVGVNWGQATAFCNWRTKKKNNYLKSRKNSIGVPDFRLPTEAEWEYAARGGLEFATYPWGTGNTTTDRGCFLANFKPVRGDYAVDGALYTMEAKSFNANDYGLYNMAGNVSEWTNTAYNLSSYYMASTMNPNVEDRKNKRKIIRGGSWKDVAYFLEVSSRDYEYADTARSYIGFRTVQNYIGTTNK, translated from the coding sequence ATGAAGAAAGCAGCAATATTTGCACTTTTAATAGTAGTTTTTTACAGTTGTGGCTCTAATGATAGAGGAGAATTGGTTGGAGTTAAATCGAATAAAAAGTGGTTTTCAGAAAAACCATTTGGCATGGCGTTGATTCCTGGAGGTGCTTTTACAATGGGTAAACAAGACGAGGACCTTATCGGTACAATGAATTCACCTACTAAAACAGTTACTTTAAGACCATATTACATGGACGAAACAGAGATCACCAATAACGAATATAAAGAATTTGTTCAGTGGGTTAGAGATTCTGTTGTAAGAACTAGATTAGGTTATCAACAAGAATTTGCAAGTATGATGGGAACACCAGATCCAAACGGTGCACTTCCTTCTGGAGGTATTAATGATTATGCATTTGCTGTCTTAAAAGATACTACTGGAGCTAATGCTTATGAAAAATACATGTATGAAAACTACACAAGTTTAGAGTTAGATTCAGATTCTGTAAGACCATTAAATTGGGAAAATGATATTATTTGGGAAAAAGAAGATTTTCCGGATGCAAATTATGTAGAGGTTATGGATACCTTATTTGTAGCGAGAGATGAAGCTGTAGATGGTGTTAGAACTTTTAACGTAAAATACTTAAAATATAAATACACTTGGTTTGATAGAGATAATGCGGCAAGACAAGGTGGTAATAGAAAAGATTTTGTAAAACACGAAAAATTAAACATTTATCCAGATACTACTGTTTGGGTAAAAGATTTTAGTTATTCTTATAATGATCCAATGCACCAAGATTATTTTTACCACCAATCTTATGGAGATTATCCTGTTGTTGGGGTAAACTGGGGGCAAGCAACTGCTTTTTGTAATTGGAGAACTAAGAAGAAAAATAATTATTTAAAAAGTAGAAAAAACTCAATTGGTGTTCCAGACTTTAGATTACCAACAGAAGCAGAATGGGAATATGCTGCAAGAGGAGGTTTAGAATTTGCTACGTATCCTTGGGGTACTGGTAATACCACTACAGATAGAGGTTGTTTCTTAGCAAACTTTAAACCGGTAAGGGGAGATTATGCTGTAGATGGAGCGCTATATACTATGGAAGCGAAATCTTTTAATGCAAATGATTACGGTCTGTATAATATGGCTGGTAATGTTTCTGAATGGACAAACACTGCTTATAACTTATCTTCTTACTACATGGCTTCTACAATGAACCCAAATGTAGAAGATAGAAAAAACAAAAGAAAAATAATTCGTGGAGGTTCTTGGAAAGATGTAGCATACTTTTTAGAAGTGAGTTCTAGAGATTATGAATATGCAGATACTGCTAGAAGTTACATTGGTTTTAGAACCGTTCAGAATTACATTGGTACAACTAACAAATAA
- a CDS encoding formimidoylglutamase gives MNQDFLTPVKESIVKSLEEQSNLCLGKTFRIHTLEEGLPDLENVQIAILGVQEDRNSENNFGCGEDLHFIRKKLYNLFPGNWNTQIADLGNVLKGNSVTDTYYAVSEIITELLKKNIIPVIIGGGQDLTYVNYRAYDSLEQTVNIAAVDSRFDLGHLDDPLTSQSYLSKIIMQEPNNLFNYSNVGYQTYFNSQDEIQLLDNLFFDAYRLGNAKELKNIEPVFRNADIVSIDLGSVRQSEAPANNNASPNGFYGEEICAISRYAGLSDKVTSFGVYEYNSKLDNNHQTAHLIAQMIWYFIEGVNFRVKDYPFSGKENYQKFTVLLDDDDPLTFYKSNKSGRWWIEIKILSDNKYKRHALIPCTYNDYTEATKQNIPEKWYKAMRKLV, from the coding sequence ATGAACCAAGACTTTTTAACCCCTGTAAAAGAATCGATTGTAAAATCTTTAGAAGAACAATCTAATTTGTGCTTAGGAAAAACCTTTAGGATACATACCCTAGAAGAAGGTTTGCCTGATTTAGAGAATGTGCAAATTGCTATTTTAGGAGTTCAAGAAGACAGAAACTCAGAGAATAATTTTGGCTGTGGAGAAGATTTACATTTTATTAGAAAAAAATTATACAATTTGTTTCCTGGTAATTGGAACACGCAGATAGCTGATTTAGGAAATGTTTTAAAAGGAAATTCGGTTACAGATACGTATTATGCTGTTTCAGAAATTATTACGGAATTACTTAAGAAAAATATAATACCCGTAATTATTGGTGGAGGTCAGGATCTTACCTACGTAAATTATAGAGCTTATGATTCTTTAGAGCAAACCGTTAATATTGCTGCTGTAGACAGTCGTTTCGATTTAGGTCATTTAGATGATCCATTAACTTCTCAATCTTATTTAAGTAAAATAATTATGCAAGAACCTAATAACTTGTTTAATTATAGTAATGTAGGTTATCAGACGTATTTTAATTCGCAAGATGAAATACAGTTGTTAGATAACTTATTTTTTGATGCTTATAGATTAGGGAATGCAAAAGAATTAAAAAATATTGAACCTGTTTTTAGAAATGCAGATATTGTTTCTATAGATCTAGGTTCTGTAAGACAAAGTGAAGCACCAGCAAACAATAATGCTTCTCCAAATGGGTTTTATGGAGAAGAAATTTGTGCCATTTCTAGATATGCAGGTCTTAGCGACAAAGTAACTTCATTTGGTGTTTATGAGTACAATTCTAAGTTAGATAACAACCATCAGACAGCACATTTAATTGCTCAAATGATTTGGTATTTTATTGAGGGCGTTAACTTTAGAGTAAAAGATTATCCGTTCTCTGGAAAGGAAAATTATCAGAAATTTACCGTTTTATTAGATGATGATGATCCTTTAACGTTTTATAAAAGTAATAAATCTGGAAGATGGTGGATAGAGATAAAAATCTTATCAGATAATAAATACAAAAGACATGCGTTAATACCATGTACATATAATGATTATACAGAAGCCACTAAGCAAAATATTCCTGAAAAGTGGTATAAAGCGATGCGAAAATTAGTGTAA